Part of the Terrisporobacter glycolicus ATCC 14880 = DSM 1288 genome is shown below.
TTCTTTGTATCAACAGGACATGCAAGTTTAGGACATGTATTTAGTGCTTTAGGCAATGTGGAAATATTTATTGCGACTTATGTAGTTTTCTTCGTTTTATTAAACTTTATAAATATGTTTATTAAAGCAATAAACTCTAAGGTAGGAAAATTCATCGAAAATGAAGAAAAAATAATTGGCAAAGCTATTTATGAAAATAATGTTAATGAAATGTAATAATAACTATTCAAATAAACCTCTTAAGACTTAATTTATAAAAATAAGTTTTAAGAGGTTTTATAGTTAAAATAGGTTGAAAAATTTAAACACTAATAAACATACTAAAACAAATAATGCTACTTTAAAAATCATAGATGTGAAAACTTTTAATAGTTTAAAACCAATTCCTATGACAACTACTAAAAGACAAATTTTTAATAATAAATTTAAATCCATATGAATTCCTCCTGTAATATAGAATATTATATTGTCAATGTATATATAATATATTTTTTTTACTAATTAATCAAGTTTTTCATTTTTTGCATAATAAAACTAATTATAAAAATAATATAATAGATGGATAATGCAAACATAAAATTACATCTTTATTACAATTTTGAAAAATTATTCATGAAGTACACACAATGTAATATAATATTTATTATTGGAATTATTATATTAAAATAAATAGGAGTAAGAAAGATGATGAGTTCAAAATTTTCTTTTGGAAAAATTAAAGATTTGCCTAAAGAATCTGGCTTGACACATAAAAAGGCTGTTATCTTAGAAAAGATGGGAAAAGTAGATGAAGCAATTGAATCATACAAAGTCTCAGCAGAAGAAGGAAATGTCAAATCACAATATTCATTAGGGAAGATATTTTTAAACAAAAAGCAATACCATGAAGCAGAAAGATGGTTTTCTATGGCATTTAAAAATGGCCATGAGAATGCTGCTTATGATTTAGGTAATATGTATTATGACCTAGAAGGATATGAGTATGCATTATATTGGTATGAAAAAGTTGCAATGGAAGGAAATGTAAAGGCACAAAATAACCTTGGGGTAGTTCATTATAAACTAGGTGATTATTCAAGAAGTGAAAAATGGTTAAAAATAGCGGTAGATGATAATTTAGGTAGTGCATGCTTCAATTTAGGTATTTTGTATCTTCATTTAGAGAAAGAAGAAGAAGCTATAGAATACTTTAAGAAAGGATCCGTGTTACTTTCCGATGATTGTAAATATAATTTAGCTGTTTTACATAGAAAAAACGATAATGAAAAGAATGCTATCTCTATGTATAAGCAATTATATCGTTCAGCTCATGCAAAGGGATGTTATAATATGGGATTAATAATGGAAATAAATAAGGATGAAAGTGAATCCGAAAGGTACTATTTGAAAAGCTGTAAAAGTGAATTTGCTAAATCGCAGTATAGACTAGGGTACCTATATGATAGACAAGATAAAAGAGATGATGCAATTGAGTATTACGAAAAAGGTATCGAGCATGACAATCCTTTGTGTAAATTTAGATTAGCTAATTTATGCAATAGAGAAAATGAAATCGAAAGAGCTAAGATGTATTATGACTTGGCATCTAATGATATGGTAGAAGCTAAAAATAACTTGGCTGGACTATATTTTGAGGAGAAAAACTACGATAAAGCTATAAAAAACTATGATGAAGCAATAGTAGATGGATGCAAAATAGCAATAGAGAATATTGGTGATTTGTATGATCAAATTGGAGATATAGAAAAAGCTATTTCCTATTATCAACGAAATTCTACTCTTATATCTTGTCAAATAAAACTGGGGGATATTTTTAGAAGAATTGATAATATTGATGAGGCTATAGTTTGGTATCAAAAAGCATTTGAAAACAATGATATTTATTCTGCTTATTCTTTAGGATTAATATATGAGGAGTTAGAAGATTATGAAGAAGCTAAAAAATATTTCATTTTTGCCGTTGAAAATAATCATTTAAATAGCCGTATTCATTTAGGAAGAATATATTATAATGAAGGAAATTATGAAGAAGCAAAGAATATGTTTGACATAAGTGCAAATGAAAATAATATATACTCTCAAAATATGCTAGGTTTAATCTATGAAAATTATTACAATGATTATACGAATGCAAAATATTGGTATGAAAAGTCTAAAGAACAAGAATGTGTTGAATCAATTTACAATTTAGGTCAGCTTTCTCTTAAGTTAGGAGAAATAGATGAAAGTGAAAAATACTTTATGGAAGGTTTAAGAAAAGAAGACAAAAATTGTGAATATATGCTAGCATATTTATATTATGAAAAAAGTAAAAGTATATTTAAAGAATTAAGTGAAGGCGATTATGGAAATAGTGAAAAAATTTATAATGAACTTTTAGAGCTAGATGTAGATAAAAATAAAAGACTGATTGCAGCCTTCCAAGAGGTATTGGATGAAGATGAAGAAGAATATATACCTCAGTATATTTTAGAAGTAAATGAAAACCTAGAAAATGAATTTGAAGATATTGAGTATGAAATGAAAATAGAATATTAAAAATAAAAGGTGCTTAAATGAAAATCCATATAAGCACCTTTTTATATTACAAATAAATTATTAAACACTTTTATATATTAAGTTAAAAAATCAATACTAAAAGTACATTTACAGTAGCTTGTTTTTAGATAATAGTATTGATAATATTAAACAAATAATTGCTGAGATAAATAGTATTATCCAAAATCCATTTGGATCATTTGAAAATGGGAGATCCTCTACGTTCATACCAAAATATCCTGAAATCATTGTAGGTATTGATAAAATTAGAGTTACAACGGTTAATAGTTGCATTACATTATTTTGATTATTATTAACAATAGCACTAAAAGCATCCATGATTCTACTAAGAATATCGCCATAAATAGATGCCATTTCAAGTGCCTGTCTGTTTTCTATAATAACATCTTCCAATAAATCCTCATCTTCAGAATACTTTTTTATTGTAGAGGTACGAAGCATCTTGTTTAAAACTAGTTCAATTGCTTTTAACGATGTAGAAAAATACACTAAGGATTTTTCTAGTTCTAATAATTGAACAAGTTCTTTGTTTTTCATAGACTTGTGTATTTCACGTTCTATTGCTATTGTCATTCTATTAATTCTTCTAAGATATAATAGATAATAAGTAGCATTTTTGTGCAAAATTTGAAGTATGAAACGAGGCTTCTTATAAGTATAAAACTCCTTAATATGACCAGCAATAAAGTCATTTAAAATCTTACTCTGAGCAGTACATACAGTAATTATTGAATTACTAGTTAATATTATTCCAAGAGGAATAGTAGAGTAGTGAGCAGAGTCAGAGTCAGACTCGTCTATGGGAATATCTATTAAAATTAATGTATGATTATCCTCAACGTCAATTCTTGAACGTTCCTCTTCATCAAGAGCCGCATTGATACTATCAATATCTATATCAAATCTATCTGAAATATATCTTATTTCTTCATGACTTGGTTCAACAAGATTTATCCAACAACCTTCTTCAAAGTCGTTAAGTTTTTCTAGTTTTGTCTCAATTGTTTTGTAATATCTTATCATGGCAACACATCCTTTATTCAGTTTTATATATTGGCACTTAATGATATCTATTAAAAGACCAATATATAAAAAGGGAATTAGTCATAAATAGATATTATTAAGTGATTAAAAAGTCTTACAGTCCGAAACAAGAGTATCGGAATACTGTCCATTTTTCATCACTCTCCTTTATTATTGAAACATCTATTATATATTAATAATTTTCTTAAAATAAATCAATACTTGAAAAAAATTATGATTAAAAATAATAGAACTATCTTATATTATAAACCTTTTAAAAAAAATATAAAATCCTTTTTATAAAAATTTATTATTTGACAAAATAAATTTGCTCAGATAGAAAAAGATATAATCTTAAAAATTATATCTTTTAATGGATGAAGGTATACACAAAAGTGTGTAGGCCTTTAAATTACATATTAAGATTAACTATTCTATTATATTTATAACTGTACCTTCAAAATCACAATGTAAATCTTTAATTTGCCATTTGTTTTCTAAAGTTTCTAAATAGGATTTCATCTCAGGTAAAAAATTTTTATCATCATCAGAAGTTAGGGACATTATAGTTGGGCCTGCACCGCTTAAAAATGTGCCTAAGCAATTTAATTTATTTGAATGACTAACAATTTTATCATAGTCATTTATCAAAGGACTTCTATATTCTTGATGAAATTTATCTTTACATGCTACTTTTAGTAACTCTAGATTATTATTCATAAAAGCTGTAACTAAAAGAGTTGCTCTTGAAACATTAAAAACACCATCATTATGATCTATTATTTTTGGCAGTACAGATCTTGCTTTTTCTGTTGAAAGCTTAAAATTGGGAATAAGAGCGCAAAACCTTAATTGTTTAGGGACTTTGATAGTATCGTAGTATATTTTTCCTTTTTCCACAAATGATACGATCATATTTCCATATAGAGCAGGAGCAACGTTATCAGGGTGACCTTCAATTTCTGTTGCTAATTTTAATATTTCCTCTTTATTTAAATTTGATTTGCTAAGATAATTGGCCCCCACAAGTCCTGCTATAATACATGTTGCGCTACTTCCTAGACCTCTACATATAGGTATTTCGTCTGCAATTTTTATTTTAATACCTTTTGGGATAATACTAGGTTTAATTTTTTTAAAAAAATATTGCATTGATTTGTATACCATATTATCTTCATTAATATATTCTTTCTCTTTTTCCTCGATTATAATACCTTCGTCTATTTCTTCAAAATAAAATTTATTATATAAATTTAAAGCTACTCCGAGGCAATCGTATCCTGGACCAATATTTGCACTAGTAGCTGGAACTATTACTTCTAACATATTATCACCTACACCTTTAAAATATTTTTGATTTCTTTCTTTAATTCATACTTCTCGCAATTTCTATTGTGTAAAATTTTAGCGTTTTTTAAATTTTTTATCGGTAATGGAATATTTGTATTAGTTTCTAAACTAAGACTATCTAAAATATTAAACTCATCTAGATTTTCAATATTTTTATCTAAAGAAGATAATACGTCTTTGCTGAATTTATAAGGGTTTGCAGTAGAAACTATTACAGTAGCTATATCCTCAAAATTGTTTTTTCTGTATTTTTCATAGGCAGTATAAGCCACACATGTGTGTGTATCTATTAAATAATTATTTTCCTTGAAGACTTTATTAATATTTTCTTTGACTTCAGATTGCGTTGCATATTCTCCATGGAATGTATTTAAGTTTAGTTTCATATTTTTATCTATTTCATAAAAACCTTTATTATTTAAGTTGTATATTAGAGAATTAACCCTACTACAATCTCGGTTAGTAATTTCAAATAAAAGTCGTTCTAAATTGCTAGATATTAATATATCCATAGAAGGAGATGTTGTTAGATGAAGAATTCTATTCTTGTCATATTTGCCAGTTTCAAAAAAGTCATAAAGTACATTATTTTCATTGGAAGCACAAATTAATTTATTGACGGGCAATCCCATAAGCTTAGCGTAATAAGCTGCTAAAATATTGCCAAAATTACCTGTAGGTACTACGAAATTTATTTGATCACCTAACTTAATCTGTTTATCTCTTACCAAATTTAAGTAAGAATAAAAATAATAAACAACTTGAGGTAATAATCGACCAATATTTATAGAGTTTGCAGAAGATAGTATATAATTATTTTTTAATAATAATTTACTGAATTCTTCATCACTAAAAATATTTTTTACTCCAGATTGGGCATCATCAAAATTGCCATTTATTGAAACTACATAAGTATTATTTCCTTCTTGAGTTCTCATTTGAAGTTTTTGTATATTACTTACACCATCCTCTGGGAAAAAAACAATTATTTTAATTTTATCCAAGTCTTTGAAACCTTCCAAAGCAGCCTTACCTGTATCACCTGATGTTGCAGTTAAAATAACTAAGTCTTCTTTAATGTTATTTTTTTTAAGTGATTTTTCTAGAAGATGTGGCATTAGTGTCAAAGCCATATCTTTAAATGCACATGTAGGTCCGTGATATAATTCTAAAAAATAATGATTATTAATTTTTTTAGTAGGTGCAATTAGTTTTGTGTCAAATTTATCATTATAAGCATTATTAATACATGACTTTAATTCTTCTTCGGTAAAGTCATCTAAAAATAGTTTTAAAATTTCTAAGCATAGTTCTTTATAGGTAAGCCCAATAAATTTATTAAATTTACCTGCTAAGTTGGGAAACTCTGTTGGCACATATAATCCACCATCTGAGCAAAGTCCGTTTACTATAGCTTTTGATCCCTTTATTTTTTCACTACATCCTCTTGTACTTATAAAGTGCATATTTGTACCTCCTCATAAATTATGTTTTTTGCAATAAAAAAACTCTCATCCCTAAAAAAGGGACGAGAGTATATTCCCGCGGTTCCACCCGAATTGATTAAAAAATCCACTTGTTACATATAACGTATGTAAATCGTCTATTCTTACTAAAATCAAAAGATAACTTCAGAATGAAGCTCCTAGGTAGTTTTCAATATTTCTAATTAAGGAAATCTTTCAGCCGATGAATTTCCCTCTCTGGTAACCGATTAAAATTTACTCTTCCTAATCACAGCTTATTTATATTAAATTTATTATAAATTCTAACTAAAGTATTTAAGAATGTCAAGAAAAATTACAAAAAAATATGGAAAAAGATTCTATTTATATTAGAATGTTACAAAGTCTTAACTCTTTACAAAGTGAAAATATGGTATTATATTATTATTCTTAAGAGAAATTAACTAGTATTTTGTATAAAATAATATAAGAAGAATTAGAATTCCTATTAAATTCATAAATTATTCATATTGGGGTATTATAATATTAACAAAAGGAGGAATTAATATGGCAATTGTACTTATAACAGCAGTATTAGTAGTAATAATGCTTGGATTATCATTTTTATCATACTTATCAGAGTTAAGTTTAATAGAAGAATAACTCTGAGCATAAAAGAATAAAATAGTTTTATCTATTTAAATATATGTAAAAAGATTGATTTTTAATCAATCTTTTTTTAGTATTATGGGTTACAATATATTTTACTTATTTGAAAAATAAATAATAGAAAATGTATGATTAAATTAAAAAGTTTTGAAATTAGACACAGGGGTATTAATGTTATATAAAATATATAATAAGGAGAATAAAAATGAATAAGTTAGTGAGAGTATGCCCTTTTTGTTCAAATATTGATGTTGATAAATTGAAAAAAACAATCGGTGAAGAGAATGTAAAGATAGGATGTGTAAGTGCCTGTAGAAGGGAAAAAACACACTTTTTTGGTAGAATTAATGGAGTTTATGTTATGACAAAAACTGAAGAGGAGTTTTTTGAACAATGTAAATAGTTATATTTTTTTGTGAATTTCCTATGTATAAGGGAAATAGCTGAAATAAAAAAACAGAGATTAAATATAATCTCTGTTTTTTATTTATTATTGTCCTGAAGATCTTCTTCTTTTATTGTATTGAAGTCTTTCATGCTCATTTAAATATTTCTTTCTAAGTCTTATAGAATCTGGAGTTACTTCAACTAATTCATCATCATCTATAAACTCTAATGCTTCTTCAAGAGTAAATGTTCTTGCAGCATTTAACTTTATGGCATCATCTGAACCAGAAGCACGAACGTTAGTTAACTTTTTATTTTTAGTTGGGTTAACTATCATATCATCTTTTCTAGAGTTCATACCTATTATCATACCTTCGTATACATCTACACCTGGATCTACGAACATAGTAGCTCTTTCACTTAAAGCAGCTAATCCGTAAGCCATAGTAGAACCGTTAGTTTGAGATATTAACACACCATTAGCTCTTGATGGTATTTCGCCTTTGTAATCCTCGTATCTAGCAAATGAACGAACCATATTACCTTCACCACGAGTATCATTTATAAATTCAGATCTATATCCTAAAAGTCCACGAGTTGGAGCAGAGAATTCTATTTTAACGAAATCTCCTTCTATAGACATAGCTTCCATCATACCTTTTCTTAAGTTCATTTTGTTTATTACAGTACCAGAGTAAACTTCTGGACAGTTTATTATAACTTTTTCAATTGGTTCTACTAATTTTCCGTTTTCATCTCTGTGCATTAAAACTTCTGGTTTAGAAACACCTATTTCATAACCTTCACGTCTCATGTTTTCAAGTAGTATAGATAAGTGAAGTTCACCTCTACCAGATACTCTATATCCGTCAGTTGTATCCATAGGTTCAACTTTTAAACCAACATTAACTTCTAATTCTTTGTCTAATCTGTCTTTTAAGTGTCTTGTAGTAACAAATTTACCGCTCTTACCAGCAAATGGAGAATCATTAACCAAGAAGTTCATAGAAAGAGTAGGTTCTTCTATATGTATCATTTCCATTGGTAAGTGATGTCCAACTTCACAAATTGTTTCACCTATAGATATATCAGGTATACCTGCTATTACTACGATGTCTCCTGAGTGAGCTTCATCAACGTCAATTTGCTTTAGTCCTTCATAAACAGAAAGTTTAGATATTTTTCCTCTAGTTACAACTTCTCCTGCTTTACAAACAGAAACTTGTTCTCCGCTTTTTACAGTTCCTTTGTAAACTCTACCGATTCCAAGTCTTCCTACAAAGTTATCATATGCAAGTGCAGATATTTGTAATTGAAGGTGTTTATCATCATAATTTGGGTAAGCTGAAGCATGTTCAACTATAGTTTCGAATAAAGGAGATAAATCTGTAGAATCATCATCCATTTCTCTCTTAGCTATACCTTGTTTAGCTATACCATATATGATAGGGAATTCACATTGTTCATCAGTTGCATTTAAGTCTACGAATAAATCGAATACTTCATCAACAACTTCTTCAGCTCTTTGATCTGACTTATCTATCTTGTTTATAAATAGTATTGGTCTTAAACCTAATTCTAAAGATTTTTGTAACACGAATCTAGTTTGAGGCATTGGTCCTTCAGATGCATCAACTAGTAATACAACAGTATCAACAGTTTTAATAACACGTTCAACTTCAGAAGAGAAGTCACTATGTCCTGGCGTATCTACTATATTTATTTTATAATCTTTATAGTTTATAGAACAGTTTTTAGAATATATTGTTATACCTCTCTCTGCTTCAAGGTCGTTACTATCCATTACACAGTCTTTAACTACTTCGTTGGCTCTAAACACACCACTTTGAGATAAGAAAGCATCAACTAAAGTTGATTTTCCAGCATCAACGTGGGCAATAACAGCTATATTGATAATTTTATGTTTTGTTGTCATTTATTTAATTTTCCTTTCTAAAAAATAACTTTTATAGTATATCATACCACAGTAAAAAAGTAAAATAAATTAAAGTCAAATTCTTACATCATTATTAGTATTAACTTAATTCGAAAAAGAAAATCATAATTAAATAATAATTATTATATATTTATGAAAATATGTATAATAGATAAATTATTATATTTTAAAAAGGTATTCTTTATGTAGCTTCCAAGTGTTATCTTCCCATTTATATATGCAAATATTATCAAATTCACAGTGGAATTTAAAAGGAAATTCATTTACATAATTCCATAAATCCGTATATATTTTTTTGATTTTTTTAGAACTTACAGTTACATGAAAAATTTTATTTTTTCCGTCTTTTTCAGTGAAGCTAATATAATTAATTTCACTTAGTTTATCAATTAATTTATCATGTAGTTTTTTACCCTCATCACTCATATTGACTTTCATAAAAATTACTCTGTCATCAAAGTGATCATATCCATTTAAAGTGTAACTAGATTTATAATTATCTTTCACAAAAGTTTTCAAGACTTCTTCAACCTCTTTAATGTTTTCTTCTTCAAAAGGAGACTTAATAGTAAAATGTGCTGGTAATTTTGAAGATTTTGCTTTAAATATTTCATACACTTCTTTTCTTAGGTTATTATTAAAATCTCCACCATCTCCTTTTACAACACTAACAATTACATATCTCAATTTCATACCTCCAGAACTTTTTATTATTATAATATAAGATTTTGTAAAGATTATACAGATATTTAAAGATAAAAAGTAAAACGAAAATACAACTATGTTCTGGGCCATTGGAAAAAAAAGAAAATTTTAAATATTTCAATGATTATTAACTTTTTAATTATTTTTATATGTATAATTAAAATAAAGTTATGGTACTTACATTGGATAATGACACAAATTTGGAGTGATTTTTATGGCTCACATGGATGTAGTTCCTGTAGCTAAAGAGATATTTAATAAATGGAAACATGAACCTTTTGGTGGAATAATAGAAAACAATATAGTTTGGGGTCGTGGAGCTAAAGATATGAAAAGTCAGTTAATTTCCATATTTGAAGGGACAGAATATATGTTAAATGAAAATGAGGAAGTTGATTTTGATATATATTTTTCACTAGGATTTGATGAAGAAGTAGGGGGAAGAAATGGTGCAAAATATGTTGCAGATTATTTGAAAGAAAAAAACATAAGATTTGCTATGATAATTGATGAAGGTGGAATGATATCAGATGGTATATTAGGACTGAAAGAAGAAATCGCTTTAGTAGGTACTTGTGAAAAGGGATATGCAGATATAAAAATTTCTTATAGTTCACAAGGCGAACATTCTTCTATGCCACCAGGTAGCACTGCACTTGGAAAAATATGTTAAGCAGCTTGTAAATTAGAACAAAATCAAATGCATTAGTAAGAACTACAACGTCACTTACAATGGCAAAGGGAGCTGAAGCTACTAATATTTTCCCAAACTGTGCTTTTATAATAGTTAATTTTAAGTTATTGTCAGGGAATACTTTAGAAGATTTATTATCTCATATTAAAAATGTTATTGGAGAAGAATTTCAATTGGAACTACTAATTACTAGAAATTCTTCAAAGTTTTCTAAAGTTGATGATAAATTTGATTTAATAAGCAAAAGTATTAAGTTAGCTTATGAAAATGTATCTGAAGTAGTTCCATTTATTATGGTAGGTGGAACAGATTCTATATACTTTGATAATTTAAGTGATAATATATACAAATTCTGTCCTTTTAGATGTAATAGTGAAGATAGAAAGGTTATTCATGGTATCAATGAATTTATGACTTTAGAAGACTTAAAGATTGGAATCGAGTTTTTCTACAATATCATCAATGAATACAACAAATACCTAGTAGAAAACAATATAAAATAAAGCATATTATTGAATAAAAATTTCATCATAAATTCACATATGTATTATAATATAAAGGTAAAAATATTTATATTTTTTAACGATAAAATATAATAATAGGTATTTAAGGTATATAAAATTATAGGAGTGATTAAATGAATACATCTATTTTGGTTATGGAAGATGATGTGAATATACAAGAATTAATAGTAGAGTTTTTAAAAGCAGAGGGCTATGATGTTGACTTTGCCAGTGATGGTATAGAAGGAATACAATTATTTAAAAAAAAGGAATATGATTTAGTATTATTAGATATAATGATGCCAAATTTAGATGGTTATTCTGTATGCAAAATGATTAGAAAAAGTTCTAATGTGCCAATAATATTTTTAACTGCAATGAATGAAGAAAGCAATCAACTTAAGGGATTTGAATTAGAATGCGATGATTATATAACAAAGCCATTTTCATTTAATGTTTTAATTCAGAGAGTAAAAGCAGTGTTAAGGCGTGGTAAAAGTAATTTAAGCAATGATTTTTTAACTTTTGAAAAAATAAAGTTGGATTTGAATACTTACTCAGTACAGTTAGATGATAATAATATAGAATTAACTTTAAAAGAATTTAATATTTTAAAAACATTAATAGAAAAATATCCTCAAGTGATAACAAGAGAAAGTTTATTAGATAGTATTTGGGGATACGATTATTATGGTGATACAAGAATAGTTGATGCTCATATAAAAAATCTTAGAAAAAAAATAAGCCTTCCATATATTAAAACTGTAAAAGGAATAGGTTATACTCTTGAAAAAGATATTGAAGTTTTGGAATAGTTTAAATATAAAATATAAGTTATTTACTATTACATCAGGGCTTCTTATATTCTTAGCATTTATAGTTTATTTAACGTTATATTTTTTTATGCCAGCATATTATCACCAATATAAAATTGAACTATTAAAAAATAGTGTAAATTCCATTGTAGAAGACTCTAAGTTTTATGACTTGGAAGAGTTACAACAAAGGCTTTATTTTTTAGGAAAAAAACAAAATGTTGCAATGATATTAACAGATGATAAAGGATTTATTATTTTTGGCAAAAATGAACAACATATTACTAATAAGTATGCTGGAGATATTCCTATGTCTAATCAGATAAAGGAATATACAATAAGGGCGACTATAAAATTAAAAGAGAGCCCCGATTTATATCATCTAGAAATTGCAATGCCTCTTCAACCTATAGATGAGGCAAATACAGTACTTAGAAATATTTTGCCATTTATAATAATTTCAGCCTTTTTTATAGCTCTACTTGGAGCATATATTTACTCTAAGACAATAACAAAGCCATTAATTGAAATTATTAATAAAGAAAGAGAAGAAGAGCAAAAAAGAAAAGAGTTTATTGCAACTATTTCTCACGAATTAAAAACACCAATAACGATAATAAGTGGTCAATTAGAGGGAATGATATATAATGTAGGTAAATATAAAGATAGAGAAACCTACTTGCAAAAATCATATGAATCTACTCAAGAACTAAAAGTGCTAGTAGATGAAATGATGGAAATATCAAAAAATGAACTGCAAGAAAAAGATTTAAAGATAGAGATTATTAATTTAAGTGAGATGTTAGGACAATTAGTAAACAGGCAAAGTTATTTAATTGAAAATAAGAATTTAAATCTTATATATAAAGTGGAAGATAAATTATTTATAAAAGTTGACAAAGAAAAAATTATAAAAGTTTTAAATAATTTAATAAATAACGCTATTAAATATTCTCCTAACAATGAAAAAATAATTGTGAAAGCATTCAAATCAAAAGCAAGTAAAACGGTAGTTCTAGAAATAGAAAATACGGGAGTTACAATTGAACAAAAGTATCTAAGTGAAGTATTTAATCCTTTCTACAGGGTGGAAAAATCTAGGAATAGAAAAACAGGTGGAAGTGGATTAGGTCTTTATATAGTAAGTAAAATACTAAAAAGTCATAACCTTTATTACAAAATGGAAAGCAAGAAAAACTCTGTTTTATTTACTATTTATTTTTAGATAAATAATTTTCATAAATTAAGGAAAAATATATCTAAGAAATAAATAGGAGGCATGAATATGAATCTAAGAAATGATATGGAAAATATGAAAGATGATTTGAAGAAAGGCTTAGATAAAGTAGGAGATGGAATGAAAAATACTGTTAGCAATATAGGACATGCAGCTGGAAAATTGACTAATGCAGTAAAACATACTACTATGGACCTTAAAGACGATATGGTTGGTATGATGTCTGATGTTACTGACAAAGCTGACGACATAAAAGACAAAATAGAAGATGAAATGAAAAAATAATAAAAGGAGCCTTTCGAGGTTCCTTTTATTATTTTGAAATAATTGTACTGATACAATGTAGGAATAATATGTATAGTTATAATAAAAATATAAAAGTGT
Proteins encoded:
- the typA gene encoding translational GTPase TypA: MTTKHKIINIAVIAHVDAGKSTLVDAFLSQSGVFRANEVVKDCVMDSNDLEAERGITIYSKNCSINYKDYKINIVDTPGHSDFSSEVERVIKTVDTVVLLVDASEGPMPQTRFVLQKSLELGLRPILFINKIDKSDQRAEEVVDEVFDLFVDLNATDEQCEFPIIYGIAKQGIAKREMDDDSTDLSPLFETIVEHASAYPNYDDKHLQLQISALAYDNFVGRLGIGRVYKGTVKSGEQVSVCKAGEVVTRGKISKLSVYEGLKQIDVDEAHSGDIVVIAGIPDISIGETICEVGHHLPMEMIHIEEPTLSMNFLVNDSPFAGKSGKFVTTRHLKDRLDKELEVNVGLKVEPMDTTDGYRVSGRGELHLSILLENMRREGYEIGVSKPEVLMHRDENGKLVEPIEKVIINCPEVYSGTVINKMNLRKGMMEAMSIEGDFVKIEFSAPTRGLLGYRSEFINDTRGEGNMVRSFARYEDYKGEIPSRANGVLISQTNGSTMAYGLAALSERATMFVDPGVDVYEGMIIGMNSRKDDMIVNPTKNKKLTNVRASGSDDAIKLNAARTFTLEEALEFIDDDELVEVTPDSIRLRKKYLNEHERLQYNKRRRSSGQ
- a CDS encoding 2'-5' RNA ligase family protein; translated protein: MRYVIVSVVKGDGGDFNNNLRKEVYEIFKAKSSKLPAHFTIKSPFEEENIKEVEEVLKTFVKDNYKSSYTLNGYDHFDDRVIFMKVNMSDEGKKLHDKLIDKLSEINYISFTEKDGKNKIFHVTVSSKKIKKIYTDLWNYVNEFPFKFHCEFDNICIYKWEDNTWKLHKEYLFKI
- a CDS encoding M20/M25/M40 family metallo-hydrolase: MAHMDVVPVAKEIFNKWKHEPFGGIIENNIVWGRGAKDMKSQLISIFEGTEYMLNENEEVDFDIYFSLGFDEEVGGRNGAKYVADYLKEKNIRFAMIIDEGGMISDGILGLKEEIALVGTCEKGYADIKISYSSQGEHSSMPPGSTALGKIC
- a CDS encoding peptidase dimerization domain-containing protein; this translates as MRTKSNALVRTTTSLTMAKGAEATNIFPNCAFIIVNFKLLSGNTLEDLLSHIKNVIGEEFQLELLITRNSSKFSKVDDKFDLISKSIKLAYENVSEVVPFIMVGGTDSIYFDNLSDNIYKFCPFRCNSEDRKVIHGINEFMTLEDLKIGIEFFYNIINEYNKYLVENNIK
- a CDS encoding response regulator transcription factor — encoded protein: MNTSILVMEDDVNIQELIVEFLKAEGYDVDFASDGIEGIQLFKKKEYDLVLLDIMMPNLDGYSVCKMIRKSSNVPIIFLTAMNEESNQLKGFELECDDYITKPFSFNVLIQRVKAVLRRGKSNLSNDFLTFEKIKLDLNTYSVQLDDNNIELTLKEFNILKTLIEKYPQVITRESLLDSIWGYDYYGDTRIVDAHIKNLRKKISLPYIKTVKGIGYTLEKDIEVLE
- a CDS encoding sensor histidine kinase, coding for MKFWNSLNIKYKLFTITSGLLIFLAFIVYLTLYFFMPAYYHQYKIELLKNSVNSIVEDSKFYDLEELQQRLYFLGKKQNVAMILTDDKGFIIFGKNEQHITNKYAGDIPMSNQIKEYTIRATIKLKESPDLYHLEIAMPLQPIDEANTVLRNILPFIIISAFFIALLGAYIYSKTITKPLIEIINKEREEEQKRKEFIATISHELKTPITIISGQLEGMIYNVGKYKDRETYLQKSYESTQELKVLVDEMMEISKNELQEKDLKIEIINLSEMLGQLVNRQSYLIENKNLNLIYKVEDKLFIKVDKEKIIKVLNNLINNAIKYSPNNEKIIVKAFKSKASKTVVLEIENTGVTIEQKYLSEVFNPFYRVEKSRNRKTGGSGLGLYIVSKILKSHNLYYKMESKKNSVLFTIYF